One genomic region from Fictibacillus marinisediminis encodes:
- a CDS encoding nitroreductase family protein: MAKDFLTSVQERRSYYGISKEAVVSDERIQEIINHAVKYTPSSFNSQSARVVVLLGENHDKLWNITKETLRAIVPADQFAPTEEKMNAFGSGYGTVLFFEDQKVVEGLQEAFAAYADNFPIWSNHSSGMLQFVVWTALENEGFGASLQHYNPIIDEEVKQEWNVPENWKLIAQMPFGKPVAAPGEKEFQPLEDRVKIYK; this comes from the coding sequence ATGGCAAAAGATTTTTTAACTTCGGTTCAAGAGAGACGCTCTTATTATGGAATCAGTAAAGAAGCCGTTGTTTCTGATGAAAGAATTCAGGAAATTATCAATCATGCGGTAAAATACACACCATCTTCTTTTAATTCACAAAGTGCCCGTGTTGTTGTATTGCTTGGCGAAAACCACGATAAACTTTGGAATATCACGAAAGAAACTCTTCGCGCCATCGTTCCGGCAGATCAGTTTGCTCCGACAGAAGAAAAAATGAACGCATTCGGAAGCGGATACGGAACCGTCCTATTTTTCGAGGATCAAAAAGTAGTGGAAGGGCTTCAAGAAGCATTCGCAGCTTATGCAGACAACTTCCCAATCTGGTCAAATCATTCTTCAGGAATGCTTCAATTTGTCGTTTGGACTGCACTAGAGAATGAAGGATTCGGTGCATCACTTCAGCACTACAACCCAATCATTGATGAAGAAGTAAAACAAGAATGGAATGTGCCAGAAAACTGGAAGCTTATCGCTCAAATGCCATTCGGCAAGCCTGTGGCAGCACCAGGCGAAAAAGAATTCCAGCCGCTTGAAGACCGTGTGAAAATCTATAAATAA
- a CDS encoding putative quinol monooxygenase yields MSPIAVSATLTAKPGREEEAQNVLLEVLKHSRNEEGCLHYNLHQSQDDPKAFMLYELWKNQNAIDSHIESAHYQTYRINIEPLIDVRNVQKWNQIG; encoded by the coding sequence ATGAGCCCTATCGCAGTTTCAGCCACGCTTACAGCAAAACCTGGACGTGAAGAAGAAGCGCAGAACGTACTTCTTGAAGTATTGAAGCATTCGAGAAACGAGGAAGGATGCTTACACTATAACCTTCATCAATCGCAGGATGACCCAAAAGCTTTTATGCTGTATGAATTATGGAAAAATCAGAATGCAATCGACAGTCATATTGAATCGGCACATTATCAGACTTACAGAATAAACATTGAGCCGCTGATTGATGTACGCAATGTCCAAAAATGGAATCAGATCGGTTAA
- a CDS encoding organic hydroperoxide resistance protein codes for MESLYTAKATADGGRQGKVKSSDSTLDFSLSMPKALGGKEETGATNPEQLFAAGYAACFDSALQLVARQARKRVESSVTAEVSIGKDTDGGFGLAVALHASIKGASQEEAQQLIEQAHQVCPYSKATRGNIEVTLDVTAV; via the coding sequence ATGGAATCTTTATACACAGCAAAAGCAACCGCAGACGGCGGACGACAAGGTAAAGTTAAATCCAGTGACAGCACTCTTGATTTTTCACTATCCATGCCAAAAGCACTTGGCGGAAAAGAAGAAACAGGTGCTACCAACCCTGAACAATTATTTGCTGCAGGTTACGCAGCCTGCTTTGACAGTGCTCTTCAGCTTGTAGCCCGCCAAGCAAGAAAACGAGTTGAATCCAGTGTTACCGCAGAAGTAAGTATCGGCAAAGATACCGATGGGGGCTTTGGTTTAGCAGTTGCTTTACATGCTTCCATTAAGGGAGCCAGCCAGGAAGAAGCCCAGCAGCTGATCGAACAGGCTCACCAAGTATGTCCATATTCTAAAGCAACCCGCGGAAACATTGAAGTGACTCTTGACGTTACAGCTGTATAA
- a CDS encoding MarR family winged helix-turn-helix transcriptional regulator has product MSNDPLKLENQICFMVYAAAREITKQYRPLLEELNVTYPQYLVLLVLWEKKELAVKDLGEKLFLDSGTLTPMLKRMEAHGLIVRNRSKQDERSVMVSLTERGEGLRENAACIPGALLENMKMEDDELKNLKRSLGKILNNIQEEE; this is encoded by the coding sequence ATGAGTAACGACCCATTGAAACTGGAAAACCAGATCTGTTTTATGGTTTATGCGGCTGCACGTGAAATCACGAAGCAGTACCGTCCATTGCTGGAGGAGCTCAATGTCACCTACCCGCAATACCTGGTCCTGCTCGTACTATGGGAAAAGAAAGAGCTAGCCGTGAAAGATCTTGGTGAGAAGCTGTTCCTCGATTCGGGTACCCTGACACCAATGCTGAAAAGAATGGAAGCTCATGGACTGATCGTGAGGAACCGTTCCAAGCAGGATGAGCGAAGTGTGATGGTCTCCTTGACGGAAAGAGGGGAAGGTCTGCGTGAGAATGCAGCATGTATTCCCGGAGCCCTGCTTGAAAACATGAAGATGGAAGACGATGAACTGAAAAACTTAAAGAGAAGCCTTGGTAAAATACTGAACAACATTCAAGAAGAAGAGTAA
- the metG gene encoding methionine--tRNA ligase, producing the protein MPIFIGGAWPYANGSLHTGHISSLLPGDLLARYYRLKRENVLYVSGSDCNGTPITIRARQENIPPQEVADRFHTEFQNCFSKLGFSYDCYTRTDHPQHHEVVQKIFLTLLNNGYIYKKEMEQAYCETYDQFLPDRYVEGTCPVCGKQARGDQCDYCSAILDPGDLLDRTCKLCGQPPVFKLTEHFYLALRQFQQKLERDVERAEQKQSWRQNAIQLTKRYLQEGLIDRAVSRDLPIGVSIPVEGYEDKKVYVWIEAVSGYFSASQLWSQETGNDDSLFWKEDTITYYIHGKDNIPFHTIIWPAILHGIQNPALPRHIVSNEYLTLEKKKLSTSKNWAVWVPDILERYHPDSIRYFLTINAPENRDTDFSWREFIYSHNGELLGAYGNFVNRTLKFIEKYYGGLLPESRVDRIAESLLPPLYQKTGCLIEESRFKEALEEIFTYIRSANKYFDEQQPWKQINGNPAGCETTMATCVAIIANLAQLLEPFLPFSSKEVQQALGMKESSWKVIYPDRIQLSGVKPLFERIDIKQIDEELKRLGNPS; encoded by the coding sequence ATGCCGATTTTTATTGGAGGAGCCTGGCCCTATGCGAATGGCTCGCTGCACACTGGACACATATCAAGTCTGCTCCCCGGAGATCTGTTAGCCCGCTATTACCGCCTAAAGAGAGAAAACGTATTATACGTTTCAGGCAGTGACTGCAACGGGACACCGATTACTATCCGGGCAAGGCAGGAAAACATTCCACCGCAGGAAGTAGCGGACCGCTTTCATACCGAATTTCAGAATTGCTTCTCCAAGCTCGGTTTCTCGTACGACTGTTACACGAGAACGGACCACCCCCAACATCATGAGGTCGTTCAGAAAATTTTTCTTACTTTATTAAACAACGGATATATCTATAAAAAAGAAATGGAGCAAGCGTATTGTGAAACCTACGATCAGTTTCTGCCTGACCGTTATGTTGAGGGTACCTGCCCCGTATGCGGAAAACAGGCGCGAGGAGATCAATGCGACTATTGTTCTGCCATCCTTGATCCTGGTGATCTGCTGGACCGGACATGTAAGCTATGCGGCCAGCCGCCCGTGTTCAAACTCACTGAGCATTTCTATTTAGCGCTTCGTCAGTTTCAGCAAAAGCTGGAAAGAGATGTTGAACGAGCAGAGCAGAAACAATCCTGGCGGCAGAATGCCATTCAGTTGACTAAGCGCTATCTACAAGAAGGATTGATCGACCGTGCCGTTTCACGTGACTTGCCTATTGGAGTAAGTATCCCGGTCGAGGGCTATGAAGACAAAAAGGTGTATGTCTGGATTGAAGCGGTGTCAGGCTATTTTTCTGCCAGCCAATTATGGTCACAGGAGACCGGCAATGATGATTCACTCTTTTGGAAGGAAGACACGATCACGTATTATATCCATGGCAAGGATAACATTCCGTTCCACACCATCATCTGGCCTGCCATCCTGCACGGAATTCAAAATCCCGCCCTTCCCCGTCACATTGTTTCGAATGAATATTTGACACTGGAGAAGAAAAAATTATCCACAAGTAAAAATTGGGCGGTCTGGGTTCCAGACATTCTGGAGAGGTACCATCCGGATTCGATCCGCTACTTCCTAACGATCAATGCACCCGAAAACCGGGATACTGATTTTTCATGGAGAGAGTTCATCTATAGCCATAACGGCGAACTGCTTGGGGCCTACGGCAATTTTGTGAACCGGACACTTAAATTTATTGAAAAATATTACGGCGGGCTCTTGCCAGAGAGTAGAGTTGACCGTATCGCAGAATCCCTTTTACCTCCTCTTTACCAAAAGACAGGCTGTTTGATTGAAGAGTCCCGTTTTAAAGAAGCACTTGAAGAAATTTTCACTTACATCCGTTCGGCGAATAAATATTTTGATGAACAGCAGCCTTGGAAACAAATTAATGGGAACCCTGCTGGCTGTGAGACAACAATGGCTACCTGTGTTGCCATTATCGCTAATCTCGCGCAGCTGCTGGAACCCTTCCTTCCTTTTTCGAGCAAAGAAGTCCAGCAGGCACTTGGAATGAAAGAATCATCGTGGAAGGTGATTTATCCGGATCGAATTCAGCTTTCAGGTGTAAAGCCACTGTTTGAGCGGATTGATATTAAACAGATCGACGAGGAACTAAAGCGCTTGGGTAATCCTTCTTGA
- a CDS encoding M36 family metallopeptidase has product MPSFQHGNSPALRGNAVNAQSLSSKSSADDFLKRNAAKYNLSNDLSGLDYVTTISTAAGSYVRYQQTVNGSPVFSKQLTATVDLDGHVSLVVSDYTPYNSVERAPDKLTKEQAETKAAAYINDKGKGKWGTTGNTFGYVIQNGKAIPVYKVVIHANEPFGAWEAIVHAGNGRLIEKKDLNQKATGSGQVFLPNPVESSGSAAGLADNNDADSPALNAQLKNVQLLGLDGTGKLAGQYVAINSKARTKSSDLTFNYTRSDNQFEDVMAYYHIDTLQRYIQSLGFANINNRSITANVNTYKQDNSFYSPTKKDLTFGSGGVDDAEDAGVIAHEYGHSIQDSQVPGFGNSLEGGSMGEGFGDYLGATYEDAVTGDGFGHACVAEWDSTSYSSSNPPCLRRLDEDKVYPRDVAGEVHADGEIWSQPLYELAGAIGRDAATKIILQSHWSLTPNATFNDGARAIKQADQQLNGGRNAKTIDAFFKARGLSTN; this is encoded by the coding sequence ATGCCTTCTTTTCAGCATGGAAACAGCCCTGCTTTAAGAGGAAATGCTGTAAATGCTCAATCATTAAGCTCGAAATCTTCTGCAGATGACTTTTTAAAAAGGAATGCCGCTAAGTACAACCTTTCAAATGATCTCTCAGGCCTGGACTATGTTACGACCATTTCAACTGCTGCCGGCAGCTATGTACGTTATCAGCAGACGGTCAACGGTTCACCTGTTTTCTCCAAGCAGCTTACCGCGACAGTCGATCTCGATGGACATGTCAGTTTGGTAGTCTCAGATTATACACCATATAACTCAGTTGAACGGGCGCCGGACAAGCTTACAAAGGAGCAGGCTGAGACAAAGGCTGCTGCCTATATCAATGACAAAGGAAAAGGTAAGTGGGGCACGACCGGAAACACGTTTGGCTATGTGATTCAAAACGGCAAAGCTATTCCTGTGTATAAAGTCGTGATTCATGCGAATGAACCATTTGGGGCTTGGGAAGCGATCGTCCATGCGGGCAATGGGAGATTAATAGAGAAAAAGGATCTTAACCAAAAAGCAACAGGTTCAGGCCAGGTTTTTCTACCGAATCCGGTGGAGTCCAGTGGAAGTGCGGCAGGGCTGGCAGACAATAATGATGCGGATTCACCAGCATTGAACGCACAGCTTAAAAATGTTCAATTATTGGGTCTTGATGGAACAGGAAAACTGGCAGGCCAATATGTTGCCATTAACTCAAAAGCAAGGACTAAAAGCTCAGACCTTACATTCAATTACACTCGCTCGGATAATCAATTTGAAGATGTAATGGCTTACTATCATATTGATACCTTGCAGCGCTACATTCAATCGCTTGGTTTTGCCAACATCAACAACCGTTCGATTACCGCGAATGTGAATACGTATAAACAAGATAATTCTTTTTACAGCCCGACGAAGAAGGATCTTACCTTTGGTTCTGGCGGGGTGGATGATGCTGAGGATGCAGGGGTCATCGCTCACGAATATGGACATTCTATTCAGGACAGTCAGGTTCCAGGTTTTGGGAACTCCCTTGAAGGAGGATCAATGGGGGAGGGCTTTGGAGACTATCTTGGTGCAACCTATGAGGATGCAGTTACAGGGGATGGATTTGGACATGCTTGTGTTGCGGAATGGGATTCAACCTCCTATTCTTCGTCAAACCCTCCTTGTCTGAGAAGACTGGATGAAGACAAAGTATATCCAAGGGATGTTGCCGGGGAAGTCCATGCGGATGGAGAGATTTGGTCTCAGCCTCTATATGAGCTGGCAGGAGCTATTGGAAGAGACGCTGCTACAAAAATTATTTTGCAGTCTCATTGGTCACTTACACCCAATGCAACTTTTAATGACGGGGCACGGGCAATCAAACAGGCCGATCAGCAGCTGAACGGAGGCAGAAACGCAAAGACAATCGACGCCTTCTTCAAAGCGAGAGGCCTGTCAACCAATTAA
- a CDS encoding tetratricopeptide repeat protein, which produces MILQTEKASEVIELLSRWNVSMRDRNLAVVEELNIEVQEQIDPAGLDQQELLWHSLLEIRYTLIQKNFDDTAVLLQQLELLQRQLSPEMAFYYHFFKGVYAYSMNQYIEAVACYYEAERFMGSIEDKIEVAEFFYKAATAYYHSRKFLLSLSYAKLAKTTYEEVSKNDLRSADCENILGLCCLSLKQYEQAEEHFLDSLDIAEKFKDEELLNFIRYNLGFLYSEQNLSDIAIRHLSELYSKEFIPHKLSFLLAREYFKMEDKENGFFYLQQGMDVCSTIQNEEYIHHLQILNAQYSNLPSEEIEQVVTEHLKYFEEQQLWGFVQDYTEAIATILHHEKKFEKASTYFYQAYRAKTKIEEMGYLR; this is translated from the coding sequence ATGATATTACAAACAGAAAAGGCGTCTGAAGTCATTGAATTGCTCAGTCGATGGAACGTGAGTATGAGGGATCGAAATCTGGCAGTGGTCGAAGAATTAAATATAGAGGTGCAGGAACAAATCGATCCTGCCGGACTGGATCAGCAAGAACTGTTATGGCATTCGCTGCTGGAGATCCGGTATACACTCATCCAAAAAAACTTTGATGACACTGCAGTTCTATTGCAGCAGCTTGAACTGCTTCAAAGACAGTTATCCCCTGAAATGGCTTTCTACTATCACTTTTTCAAAGGCGTCTATGCCTACAGTATGAACCAGTACATAGAAGCTGTGGCCTGCTATTATGAAGCGGAAAGATTTATGGGCAGTATTGAAGATAAGATCGAAGTTGCCGAATTTTTTTATAAAGCGGCCACTGCCTATTATCACAGCAGGAAGTTTCTGCTTTCACTCAGCTATGCAAAACTGGCTAAAACCACGTATGAAGAAGTTTCAAAAAACGATCTCAGAAGTGCAGACTGTGAAAACATTCTAGGTCTCTGCTGTCTTAGCCTAAAACAGTACGAGCAGGCAGAAGAGCACTTTTTGGATTCACTGGATATCGCTGAGAAGTTTAAAGATGAAGAGCTTCTCAACTTTATACGCTATAACCTTGGATTCCTTTATTCTGAACAAAATTTGTCCGATATTGCCATTCGCCACCTTAGCGAGCTGTACAGCAAGGAGTTTATCCCCCATAAACTATCCTTCCTGCTCGCACGGGAATACTTCAAAATGGAAGATAAAGAGAATGGCTTTTTTTATCTCCAGCAAGGCATGGACGTTTGCAGCACCATTCAGAATGAAGAATATATTCACCACCTGCAAATTTTAAATGCCCAGTACTCTAATCTTCCCTCTGAGGAAATCGAGCAAGTTGTTACTGAGCATTTGAAATACTTTGAAGAACAGCAGTTATGGGGCTTTGTACAGGATTATACCGAAGCCATTGCTACGATTCTTCATCATGAAAAAAAGTTTGAAAAAGCCAGTACTTATTTTTATCAGGCGTACCGCGCTAAAACCAAAATTGAAGAAATGGGGTATTTACGATGA